One part of the Cyclobacteriaceae bacterium genome encodes these proteins:
- the rocD gene encoding ornithine--oxo-acid transaminase, producing MSNSREAILLEDQYGAHNYHPLPVVLSKGEGVFLWDVEGKRYYDFLSAYSAVNQGHCHPRIIHALIEQAKELTLTSRAFYNDKLGLAEKYVCETFGYQKALFMNSGAEANETAIKLARKWGYTKKGIPENEAVIVAVKKNFHGRTTTIISASTDPSARKGFGPFMPGFEIVDYDNIPALEKALANPNVCGLWIEPMQGEAGVYVPAEGYLKTAENLCEQHNVLLMMDEIQTGIARTGKMLASDHEDVRPDLLILGKALSGGVLPVSVVLADDEIMLVIKPGEHGSTFGGNPLAAVVCIEALRVVKDENLAERADHLGRIFRERMQALIKKSDLIMLVRGKGLLNAIVINDTPQSLPAGQAGETAWNICVEFSKNGLLAKPTHGNIIRLAPPLVITEEQLHECCDIIEKVILNFKK from the coding sequence ATTTCAAACAGCAGGGAAGCGATTTTGTTGGAAGATCAGTACGGGGCACACAACTACCATCCGTTGCCGGTAGTATTGAGCAAAGGCGAGGGTGTGTTTTTGTGGGACGTGGAAGGCAAACGCTACTACGATTTTTTGTCGGCTTACAGTGCCGTTAACCAAGGCCATTGCCACCCGCGTATTATCCATGCGTTGATTGAACAGGCTAAAGAACTCACGTTAACGTCACGTGCTTTTTATAATGATAAACTCGGCCTTGCCGAAAAGTATGTCTGCGAAACGTTCGGCTACCAAAAGGCTTTGTTCATGAACAGTGGGGCGGAGGCCAATGAAACCGCCATTAAACTGGCACGCAAGTGGGGTTACACCAAAAAGGGCATTCCTGAAAATGAAGCAGTGATTGTAGCGGTAAAGAAAAATTTTCATGGACGCACGACCACCATTATTTCTGCATCTACTGATCCTTCTGCCCGCAAGGGCTTCGGACCGTTTATGCCGGGTTTTGAAATTGTTGATTATGATAATATCCCTGCACTGGAAAAAGCATTGGCCAATCCTAACGTATGCGGCCTTTGGATTGAACCCATGCAGGGGGAGGCAGGTGTATATGTTCCGGCCGAAGGTTATTTAAAAACTGCAGAGAATTTATGTGAGCAGCACAATGTGTTGCTTATGATGGATGAAATCCAGACCGGCATTGCGCGCACCGGTAAAATGTTGGCCAGCGATCATGAAGATGTGCGCCCGGATTTGTTGATTTTGGGCAAGGCCTTGAGCGGAGGGGTGCTTCCGGTTTCGGTAGTGTTGGCCGATGATGAAATTATGCTTGTGATCAAACCCGGTGAACATGGTTCAACCTTTGGCGGTAACCCGCTGGCTGCCGTAGTATGCATAGAGGCCTTGCGGGTGGTGAAAGACGAAAACCTTGCCGAACGCGCTGATCACCTCGGAAGAATTTTCCGTGAACGCATGCAGGCATTGATCAAAAAATCGGATTTGATAATGTTAGTACGCGGCAAGGGTTTATTGAACGCAATAGTAATTAACGATACACCACAAAGCCTGCCTGCCGGACAGGCAGGCGAAACCGCCTGGAATATTTGTGTAGAGTTTTCGAAGAATGGTTTATTAGCCAAACCGACTCATGGTAATATTATTCGGTTGGCACCTCCCCTGGTGATTACGGAAGAGCAGCTTCATGAGTGTTGCGATATTATCGAAAAGGTAATCTTAAATTTCAAGAAGTAG
- a CDS encoding DNA-3-methyladenine glycosylase 2 family protein → MMLTLTPPKEFDYNLCFQFLKRSPKELLHTLYDKAVYKAIRIDTEVILFRVEEKNGLLIIDFLNGKPTLSHQERVKQFVTEWFDLDTDLKPFYRMAQNDEILGPLIKKYFGYRIVGQPDLFESLVWAVLGQQINLDFAYTLKQRFVEKFGDAIQWNGNTYYLFPSAEMVARLTDADLLPLQFSRQKSNYCTGIAKAFAERIISKNQLTGLAFEEAKEKLMALKGVGNWTANYALMKTFRYPNAFPLEDAGLHNALKNQLGLAKKPGLDQIKKIFNNYSRWESYATLYLWKSLESTS, encoded by the coding sequence ATGATGCTTACGCTCACACCTCCAAAAGAGTTTGATTACAACTTATGCTTTCAATTTTTAAAAAGATCGCCCAAAGAATTACTGCATACACTATATGACAAGGCCGTTTATAAAGCCATTCGAATTGATACCGAAGTAATCCTGTTTCGTGTAGAAGAGAAAAATGGGTTGTTGATTATAGATTTCCTAAACGGCAAGCCAACCTTGTCTCACCAAGAAAGAGTAAAGCAATTTGTAACCGAGTGGTTTGATCTGGATACTGACCTGAAGCCATTTTACCGGATGGCACAAAATGATGAAATCCTGGGGCCGTTGATTAAAAAGTACTTTGGTTACCGGATTGTGGGTCAGCCCGATTTGTTTGAATCGCTGGTGTGGGCTGTGCTTGGCCAACAAATTAATCTTGACTTTGCCTATACTTTAAAGCAACGCTTTGTTGAAAAATTTGGCGATGCCATTCAATGGAACGGAAACACCTACTATCTTTTCCCGTCAGCCGAAATGGTTGCCCGGTTAACCGATGCGGACTTGCTTCCGCTGCAATTCTCGCGACAAAAGAGTAATTATTGTACAGGCATTGCAAAAGCCTTTGCCGAAAGAATTATCTCAAAAAATCAACTCACTGGCTTGGCCTTTGAAGAGGCCAAAGAAAAACTGATGGCACTAAAGGGTGTTGGCAACTGGACGGCCAATTACGCATTGATGAAAACCTTCCGCTATCCAAACGCCTTTCCGCTTGAAGATGCCGGCTTGCACAACGCTTTAAAAAACCAACTTGGGCTTGCTAAAAAGCCAGGCCTCGATCAGATAAAAAAAATATTTAATAACTATTCTCGTTGGGAGTCGTACGCTACGTTGTACTTATGGAAAAGCCTTGAATCTACTTCTTGA